The following are encoded together in the Daucus carota subsp. sativus chromosome 5, DH1 v3.0, whole genome shotgun sequence genome:
- the LOC108223684 gene encoding probable pectinesterase/pectinesterase inhibitor 59, translating to MATKMLLLLIHIYIFFIILISRSEAADFDELSATGGDISYWCKTTPHPEPCMYFLGHDSHNRPKNRAHFRQMLFQVTLDRALHARNCTTRLGNECGSKRKKAAWDDCNRLLGDTIFQLNRTVQGTRRNTSRKGCSSFDAQTWLSAALTNLETCRSGSFELNVTKFIAPITTNNVSELISDCLAVNRAFLSHKKYIENDEDPEFPSWVREGDRKLLQSSPWAWRANVVVAKDRSGQFTSIQAAINYAAKVRRGHGRFIIYVKRGVYWENIEVGYNLNNIMLVGDGMRYTVISGSRSVARGFTTYSSATAGIDGIGFIARGITFRNTAGPQSAQAVALRSASDFSVFYSCGFEGYQDTLFVHAQRQFYKYCYIYGTVDFIFGNAAVVFQNCLIFVRRPLHGQVNVITAQGRIDPNQNTGISIQYSVIKAAPDLKRVARHFRTYLGRPWQQFSRTVLLKTYIDSLVSPQGWLAWENTNFAWDTLYYGEYKNFGPGSSTRNRVKWKGYHVIRSANEASKFTVNKLIAGRTWLRATGVPFSSGL from the exons atggcAACTAAGATGTTACTATTGTTGATACACATCTATATCTTCTTCATCATTCTCATCTCCCGATCAGAAGCTGCAGATTTTGATGAATTATCAGCGACTGGTGGCGACATTTCCTACTGGTGCAAAACTACTCCTCATCCCGAACCATGCATGTATTTTTTAGGCCATGATTCTCATAATAGGCCAAAAAATCGAGCTCATTTCCGGCAAATGCTGTTCCAAGTGACTCTAGACCGTGCTCTGCATGCGCGGAACTGCACGACGAGGCTTGGAAATGAGTGTGGAAGCAAGAGAAAGAAGGCGGCATGGGATGATTGCAACAGGCTCTTGGGTGACACTATTTTTCAACTCAACAGAACTGTACAAGGCACTAGAAGAAACACAAGTAGAAAAGGCTGCTCAAGCTTTGACGCGCAGACTTGGCTTAGTGCTGCCCTAACAAATCTTGAGACCTGTCGATCAGGGTCGTTTGAGCTAAATGTCACAAAATTCATAGCTCCAATTACTACCAACAATGTTTCAGAACTAATTAGTGATTGTTTGGCTGTTAATCGAGCTTTCTTgtctcataaaaaatatattgaaaacgACGAGGATCCAGAGTTTCCTAGTTGGGTCAGGGAGGGTGACAGGAAGCTGTTGCAATCTTCACCGTGGGCATGGAGGGCGAATGTAGTGGTAGCGAAAGACAGATCAGGGCAATTCACTTCAATACAGGCCGCGATAAATTATGCAGCCAAAGTGAGGAGAGGACATGGGAGGTTTATAATATATGTGAAGCGAGGTGTTTATTGGGAGAATATTGAGGTTGGCTATAACTTAAACAACATTATGTTAGTCGGCGATGGGATGAGATATACTGTTATTTCTGGCAGCCGGAGTGTTGCTCGAGGATTCACAACCTACAGCTCTGCAACTGCAG GAATTGATGGAATTGGATTCATAGCTCGTGGCATAACATTCCGCAACACAGCCGGTCCACAGAGTGCACAAGCAGTTGCACTTCGATCCGCGTCTGATTTCTCCGTCTTCTACTCGTGTGGATTCGAAGGATACCAGGACACACTCTTTGTCCACGCCCAGCGCCAATTCTACAAATATTGTTACATTTATGGCACTGTCGACTTCATTTTTGGTAACGCAGCTGTAGTTTTCCAGAACTGCCTTATCTTCGTTCGACGGCCTTTACATGGCCAGGTCAATGTCATCACAGCTCAAGGCCGCATTGATCCCAACCAAAACACTGGCATTTCGATCCAATATAGTGTGATCAAAGCAGCCCCGGATCTCAAACGTGTAGCGCGACACTTCAGAACCTACTTGGGGCGGCCTTGGCAACAATTTTCGAGAACAGTGTTACTAAAGACCTACATTGATAGTTTAGTGAGTCCACAGGGTTGGTTGGCATGGGAGAACACGAACTTTGCATGGGATACTTTGTATTATGGAGAGTATAAAAATTTTGGGCCTGGATCTTCTACCAGAAACAGAGTGAAATGGAAGGGGTATCATGTTATTAGGAGTGCTAATGAGGCCTCTAAGTTCACGGTGAACAAGCTTATAGCAGGCAGGACATGGTTAAGAGCCACCGGGGTGCCCTTTAGTTCTGGGCtttga